Proteins encoded together in one Penicillium digitatum chromosome 1, complete sequence window:
- a CDS encoding U3 small nucleolar RNA-associated protein Utp11, putative: protein MSSMRNAVQRRNHKERGQVQGREKWGLLEKHKDYSLRAKDYNAKKAKLKRLEEKARDRNPDEFAFGMMGDKNRVQGRHGRGTGTARDSAAARGLSHEAIKLLKTQDTGYLRTVGERVRREIERLEREVELQVGMNKVLGKKDGEKGEESDEDDGIDDDSDFDFGAPVQPKPTRVVFADDRQDQLAMKKRRMQKEEPALESEEEDQTSNKTRKTPKQLQAERQALADARRARKLRKRTIEARNNKLTALRKQHAEIRTAEQELDWQRAKMGNSVGGTNKDGIKWKIRERKR from the exons ATGTCGTCCATGCGCAATGCCGTCCAACGGCGGAACCACAAAGAGCGTGGTCAGGTTCAGGGCCGCGAGAAATGGGGTCTCCTCGAGAAGCACAAG GATTACTCGCTCCGTGCCAAAGATTACAATGCCAAGAAGGCTAAGCTGAAGCGCCTCGAAGAGAAGGCGCGGGATCGCAACCCCGATGAGTTCGCCTTCGGCATGATGGGAGACAAGAACCGGGTCCAGGGTCGGCACGGACGTGGCACAGGCACAGCACGAGACTCTGCCGCCGCGCGGGGATTGAGCCACGAGGCAATCAAGCTGCTCAAGACGCAAGACACGGGCTACCTTCGGACGGTTGGCGAGCGGGTACGCCGCGAGATTGAGCGCCTGGAACGCGAGGTGGAATTGCAAGTTGGCATGAACAAGGTCCTTGGCAAAAAGGATGGGGAAAAGGGCGAGGAGAGTGATGAGGATGACGGAATCGACGATGATTCCGATTTCGATTTCGGAGCCCCGGTGCAGCCGAAACCAACCAGAGTGGTGTTTGCCGATGACCGACAGGACCAATTAGCAATGAAGAAGCGGAGGATGCAAAAAGAAGAACCTGCTTTGgaatcagaagaagaagatcagaCGTCAAACAAGACCCGCAAGACACCCAAGCAGCTTCAGGCTGAGCGGCAGGCACTTGCAGATGCTCGGCGGGCTCGCAAGCTCCGGAAACGAACCATCGAGGCTCGCAACAACAAGCTGACTGCGTTGCGCAAGCAGCACGCCGAAATCCGGACTGCAGAGCAAGAGCTTGATTGGCAGCGGGCTAAGATGGGAAATTCCGTGGGAGGTACCAACAAGGATGGAATCAAGTGGAAGATCCGTGAGCGCAAGCGCTAA
- a CDS encoding Cytochrome c oxidase biogenesis protein Cmc1-like, producing MATSSTSTDTSPAGAPESVSRQYNLRNPLPLSAPQEQEVKQLYYKRVRAYCAPEIKAFAECAVNRTVTATWICRQQRLAMNSCMVAHAKPEEEDRAREEWFAGHEERRRAKEEDLARVEKRREEVIRMMREDEARTRAAGK from the exons ATGGCTACATCTTCCACATCGACCGATACTTCTCCAGCAGGTGCGCCCGAGAGTGTATCCAGACAATATAATCTTCGCAATCCGCTTCCGCTCTCAGCTccccaagaacaagaagtGAAACAACTGTACTACAAGAGAGTACGCGCCTATTGCGCCCCCGAGATTAAAG CATTTGCCGAGTGTGCCGTTAACCGCACTGTCACTGCAACATGGATCTGTCGCCAGCAACGCCTCGCAATGAATTCATGCATGGTAGCCCACGCGAAgccggaagaagaggatcGCGCACGTGAGGAGTGGTTCGCGGGGCATGAGGAACGGCGACGCGCGAAAGAGGAGGATCTAGCACGTGTTGAAAAGCGGCGCGAGGAAGTTATTCGCATGATGCGTGAGGATGAAGCGCGCACTCGAGCGGCAGGGAAATGA
- a CDS encoding Transcription initiation factor TFIID, 31kD subunit, putative, with protein sequence MASPGQTQGSAPTAQPLTPPAESSSAANGASAPAATSSQTQSHVPATGSSTTAPQPPSIPGISTQDSGKTRRPRDVRLVHMLLASLGVTSYQDRVPLQLLDFAYRYTANVLQDSVHLATEGYAAATDGTAAAKGSAEVNSVSLPALRLAIASRLHFQFQTGLPKEFLMEVASERNRIALPGVSRGFDPAAGANGAGPAANQSVVIGGMRLPPERFCLTGIAWNMKDEWDSEGEEDEMPDVMQQPGAGKGVGGDGAEDNEDEDDNDGKMEDLFGEDTTMGEAGDGDEDRNMTDV encoded by the coding sequence ATGGCATCCCCGGGCCAAACACAGGGGTCAGCGCCCACAGCCCAACCTCTCACTCCACCCGCCGAATCCTCTTCCGCCGCGAACGGGGCCTCCGCACCGGCCGCAACAAGCTCCCAGACCCAATCCCATGTTCCAGCAACGGGCTCTTCAACAACAGCGCCACAACCACCATCGATCCCCGGAATATCAACTCAAGACAGTGGAAAAACGCGACGGCCACGGGACGTGCGGCTGGTCCACATGCTCCTCGCCTCACTCGGGGTAACTTCCTACCAAGACCGGGTGCCTCTCCAACTGCTTGACTTTGCCTACCGCTACACCGCCAATGTGCTACAAGACTCCGTGCACCTTGCGACGGAAGGATACGCCGCGGCAACAGACGGTACTGCGGCCGCAAAGGGCTCCGCCGAAGTGAACAGTGTTTCTCTGCCCGCATTGCGACTGGCCATTGCCTCCCGCTTGCACTTTCAGTTCCAGACAGGGCTGCCGAAGGAGTTCCTTATGGAGGTTGCTTCAGAGAGGAATCGTATCGCTTTGCCCGGTGTATCGCGAGGCTTCGATCCTGCTGCTGGCGCTAATGGCGCTGGTCCCGCGGCGAATCAGAGTGTTGTTATTGGTGGCATGCGCCTGCCTCCTGAGCGCTTCTGTCTTACTGGAATAGCGTGGAATATGAAAGATGAGTGGGATAGTGAgggcgaggaagatgagatgCCTGATGTGATGCAGCAGCCTGGGGCTGGGAAGGGTGTTGGTGGTGATGGAGCTGAAGACAacgaagacgaggatgacaaTGATGGGAAGATGGAGGATCTCTTCGGTGAAGATACCACCATGGGTGAGGCAGGTGATGGAGACGAGGACCGAAACATGACTGATGTTTAA
- a CDS encoding Lipin Smp2, putative produces the protein MQLYRSISGSVSKTWNSINPATLSGAIDVIVIEQEDGTLACSPFHVRFGKFSLLRPFEKKVEFKVNDIKQEYAMKLGEGGEAFFVFETTDDIPASLQTSPLVSPAASPRAQSEPDILPLLQEPDYLDLDKGNRDALSEGAKTPPAMAVPSNKLRANTDLGILTPLSGSPDESNVSRSRHGSLSANPTLDHTHSDDVLSTSSPQQCLSGHSENGNNEPHDIDIEGETHHRSRSPTLSPQEAVSRAISLSKKLSGSNIPSHVTETGDLMLDMTGYKSNEEDALRAEVVARKILAEELEGSYDIGALIGADEHGNLWIYSSEESKELADRRATLHSMRPNIGMSDDALSDPGYHSEGEHAVLEPSLTTRHHRTKSDVQPGFPTPPDSPLHDSFPVETRNYAKTLRLTSDQLKALDLKAGANTMSFSVNRAVCTANMYLWNGNTPIVISDIDGTITKSDALGHVLNMIGRDWTHAGVAKLYTDIANNGYNIMYLTSRSVGQTDLTRAYLHGICQDGYRLPRGPVICSPDRTMAALRREIYLRKPEVFKMACLRDILNLFCGKENPFYAGFGNRLTDALSYRSVNIPSTRIFTINSNAEVSLDLLSLNKYKSSYVTMQELLDHFFPPTSLLVHDGGEEYTDFTYWRNTPHELADFSTTDSEKEDEDEDEEDADEDLVEEEDGGEEYDEDLSEGEGSEYLDEAELAEEDLGASYMSQDSVALSNPAGSILESVEKDLGVEEGAICEEELSPIAEKPQEASKPSITSLPIRSKMPQNS, from the exons ATGCAGCTCTATCGCTCTATAAGTGGTTCCGTCTCCAAGACATGGAATTCCATCAACCCGGCTACCCTTAGCGGGGCTATTGATGTCATTGTCATAGAGCAAGAAGATG GCACCCTTGCTTGTTCGCCCTTTCACGTCCGGTTTGGCAAGTTTTCCCTCTTGCGTCCGTTTGAGAAGAAGGTGGAGTTCAAGGTGAACGACATAAAACAAGAATATGCTATGAAATTGGGAGAAGGGGGTGAGGCTTTCTTCGTCTTTGAGACGACTGATGACATCCCCGCATCCTTGCAGACCTCGCCGTTGGTATCTCCAGCAGCCAGTCCGAGAGCTCAGAGCGAACCGGACATTTTGCCTTTGCTGCAAGAACCCGATTACCTTGACCTGGACAAAGGAAACAGGGATGCATTGTCAGAGGGCGCAAAGACCCCACCGGCGATGGCGGTGCCATCGAACAAGCTACGGGCAAACACGGATTTAG GGATATTAACACCATTATCTGGATCTCCCGATGAATCCAATGTGTCTCGTTCGCGGCACGGCTCCTTGAGCGCTAATCCGACACTCGATCACACACATTCGGACGATGTGCTTTCGACCAGCTCCCCTCAACAATGTCTTTCTGGTCATTCAGAAAATGGGAACAACGAACCCCATGACATTGATATCGAGGGCGAAACACACCACCGCTCCCGTAGCCCTACTTTGTCCCCCCAGGAAGCGGTGTCTCGTGCCATTTCGCTGTCAAAGAAGCTGTCTGGTTCCAATATTCCATCACATGTCACTGAGACTGGAGATCTGATGTTGGATATGACCGGCTACAAAAGCAATGAAGAAGATGCCCTTCGCGCGGAGGTTGTTGCGCGCAAAATTCTTGCGGAAGAGCTTGAAGGAAGCTATGACATCGGTGCATTGATTGGAGCTGATGAACATGGCAATTTATGGATATACAGCAGCGAAGAGTCCAAAGAACTGGCTGATCGGAGAGCCACTCTTCACTCCATGCGACCGAACATAGGGATGAGCGATGATGCTCTCTCCGACCCAGGATACCACAGTGAAGGCGAACACGCTGTCTTGGAGCCATCATTGACTACGCGCCATCACCGAACGAAATCAGATGTTCAACCCGGCTTTCCCACACCCCCTGATTCACCCTTGCATGATTCTTTCCCCGTCGAAACCCGCAACTATGCCAAGACACTCCGCTTGACAAGCGATCAACTTAAGGCCTTAGATCTGAAGGCTGGCGCCAACACAATGTCTTTCAGTGTCAACAGAGCAGTTTGCACTGCAAACATGTACTTGTGGAATGGCAACACCCCGATTGTGATTTCTGATATTGATGGAACTATTACTAAGTCGGATGCGTTGGGACACGTTCTCAATATGATTGGACGTGATTGGACGCATGCGGGAGTCGCCAAATTGTACACCGACATTGCCAACAATGGGTACAATATTATGTATCTTACGAGTCGGTCTGTAGGTCAGACAGATCTCACACGGGCCTATCTTCACGGTATTTGCCAAGATGGATACAGACTACCAAGAGGTCCAGTGATCTGCAGCCCCGATCGCACTATGGCCGCTCTGCGGCGGGAGATCTATTTGAGAAAACCCGAAGTTTTCAAGATGGCATGTCTGCGGGATATCCTCAACCTCTTCTGCGGCAAAGAAAATCCTTTCTACGCTGGCTTCGGAAATCGATTGACAGACGCACTGAGTTATCGCTCTGTGAACATTCCATCTACTCGGATTTTCACAATTAACTCTAACGCTGAAGTGTCCCTGGATTTGCTTAGTCTCAACAAGTACAAGAGCAGTTATGTGACGATGCAAGAGCTGCTCGACCATTTCTTTCCACCAACTAGCCTTCTTGTGCACGACGGTGGTGAGGAATATACGGATTTTACATACTGGAGAAATACACCGCATGAACTCGCAGACTTCTCAACAACAGACAGCGAGAAGgaggacgaagatgaagacgaggaagacgCAGACGAAGACCtggtcgaagaagaagatggtgGTGAAGAATATGATGAAGACTTGAGCGAGGGTGAAGGCAGCGAGTATCTCGATGAGGCTGAGTTGGCCGAGGAGGATCTCGGCGCAAGCTACATGTCTCAGGACTCGGTTGCCTTGTCTAACCCAGCAGGCTCAATACTTGAATCGGTGGAAAAGGATCTCGGAGTCGAAGAGGGGGCTATTTGTGAAGAGGAACTGTCTCCCATCGCTGAGAAACCACAAGAAGCATCTAAGCCGAGCATAACCTCTCTTCCCATCCGGTCAAAGATGCCCCAGAATTCTTGA
- a CDS encoding Fibronectin, type III-like fold: MALFLAVSILWALIWLLYRAWQVCQTSNEVLVEKLGLDIPPPPEVTLEEITAREIRLAWKQPDFHNSIHKHIIQVNNVKVGESKRAETAVEISNLLPGNIYHICVFSVSAANFQTPSAILHVRTKSLPLSEAQQNGNAGGPTIRASIPRSTVGLPTPSAPIMAREHSAGQLPGKRPSAGRKISPAAGTTDVSHGNFEESLRSRAKTAKDETLEQLADRLKSLQHENENVEKQGLEEEEEHIALLKDLEKQRSELRKRVREKDEASGDLKKHVYKLESVNRTVQGEKSKRMRLLQQKEAERQKRKNDILRWQEKISRMNSDAIQAKHEKARIEEEATMRADEVRAKIAKEQGEMKTIDDEIQDKGGRVKKLEEERMGLQEGDGEDGKELDRIDNERARQWEHKLGNLHARYATLVNLHVQAQQQYQEAQERLKWLTAQRPSSSGPFAFPTLDLDMSNTATIRPRRHRSSLNSNMSSPLNFPGIETSFPSTVNYNPSGHSPTFAPSSAFFNINNGMALQGLSDPPEIMRSDTEVAFNNPQMSPRADALLPSDLLGDEESPEFPRSIIRPRFPTMEASSTPLDNFGHGPVSPVSSDSRAGSTFASPLETQNRQDESQGAHLSAAGEAPKSASRKLSGLFGFHRPRGKTLADESPMLGSLKPGQSQSFPRNVDELDPIGARRRRSSYTGNWANPMSLFPRSNTAGVTLDSSSDHAPSRRAAFSNIFSSSKFGFGGAGTRGNPDLSSGYNQFSPRHDPIDPSSLLGGVRRGSLSPRPSLTSFDTPNQLPHPSTDNRHFGWPSTDNAGHRNSPLGFDWAAPSNWSRAPSRRPSIQYGSSGHLPLGLTGEPDFVEDTFDRHHRPLQAPIGTRPSSSHRPVTPKLNPTAPAFTAVLAGEKSEVDTDKSNDPDSPFDIHEYDGSPSDSRTSHSLSLFTGDSYESLERMPSGASLDNASKESFIRKITRKGSSSKFSSWKDRSGLFSKKGESSQGDIDVDAASEAQLGKSVDSTVSSVTSTDRSTRSSLGFFSRKSRKSDKASETSERADYLASVL; encoded by the exons ATGGCCCTTTTTCTCGCAGTATCGATCTTATGGGCTTTGATCTG GCTTCTTTATCGTGCATGGCAAGTCTGTCAGACTTCAAATGAGGTTCTAGTCGAAAAGCTTGGTCTCGACATTCCTCCGCCACCAGAGGTCACACTCGAAGAGATTACAGCCCGTGAAATCCGCCTTGCTTGGAAACAGCCCGACTTCCATAACTCAATACATAAGCATATCATTCAGGTGAATAATGTAAAAG TCGGCGAATCCAAACGAGCAGAAACAGCGGTGGAAATATCGAATTTATTACCTGGGAATATCTATCATATTTGTGTTTTTTCCGTTAGTGCCGCAAACTTTCAAACGCCCAGTGCGATCCTGCATGTCCGCACAAAATCACTTCCGTTGTCCGAAGCCCAGCAAAATGGCAACGCCGGGGGTCCAACTATCCGCGCCTCAATTCCCAGGTCTACAGTCGGCCTACCAACGCCATCTGCCCCGATAATGGCTCGCGAGCACAGTGCAGGCCAATTACCGGGGAAGCGGCCCTCGGCTGGACGGAAAATTTCGCCTGCGGCTGGAACCACGGACGTTTCACACGGCAATTTCGAAGAATCACTCAGGAGCAGAGCAAAAACTGCCAAGGATGAGACTTTGGAGCAATTAGCAGACCGCTTGAAGTCGTTGCAGCACGAGAATGAGAATGTGGAGAAGCAGGGATtagaggaggaagaagaacatATTGCACTCCTAAAGGACCTTGAAAAACAGCGCAGCGAACTGCGAAAGCGTGTCAGAGAGAAAGACGAAGCAAGTGGCGACTTGAAAAAGCATGTCTACAAGCTAGAAAGCGTCAACCGGACAGTGCAGGGCGAAAAGTCAAAACGCATGAGACTTCTTCAGCAGAAAGAGGCGGAGCGCCAGAAGCGCAAGAATGACATTTTGCGATGGCAGGAGAAGATTTCACGCATGAACTCCGATGCTATACAGGCAAAGCATGAAAAGGCCAGGATTGAAGAAGAGGCGACGATGCGCGCAGATGAGGTCAGAGCCAAGATCGCGAAAGAGCAGGGGGAGATGAAGACGATCGATGATGAAATTCAGGATAAAGGGGGACGGGTCAAGAAGCTCGAAGAAGAGAGAATGGGATTACAAGAAGGCGATGGTGAAGATGGCAAGGAGCTAGATCGGATTGACAACGAGCGAGCTCGTCAGTGGGAGCACAAGCTAGGAAACCTACATGCACGTTATGCCACACTTGTGAATCTGCACGTACAGGCCCAGCAACAATATCAAGAAGCCCAAGAACGTCTAAAGTGGCTTACGGCTCAACGACCCAGCAGCTCAGGACCCTTTGCCTTCCCGACCTTGGATCTCGACATGTCGAATACTGCCACCATTCGTCCCCGTCGCCATCGCAGCTCACTTAACAGCAATATGTCTTCCCCTCTGAATTTTCCGGGTATCGAAACATCGTTTCCAAGTACCGTCAACTACAACCCATCCGGTCACTCACCTACATTCGCTCCCAGCTCTGCGTTTTTCAATATTAATAACGGTATGGCTCTTCAAGGCTTGTCCGATCCCCCTGAGATCATGCGCTCCGATACGGAAGTCGCTTTCAATAACCCACAAATGAGTCCCCGTGCGGACGCCCTCTTGCCATCCGATCTCCTTGGTGACGAGGAGTCCCCAGAATTCCCACGATCTATAATTCGTCCAAGATTTCCAACTATGGAGGCATCTAGTACTCCCTTAGACAACTTCGGTCACGGCCCAGTGTCGCCTGTTTCTTCAGACAGTCGAGCGGGCAGTACTTTTGCCAGTCCACTAGAAACTCAAAATCGACAGGACGAATCTCAAGGTGCCCATTTGTCTGCTGCTGGGGAAGCCCCAAAAAGCGCATCCCGAAAGCTCTCTGGACTTTTCGGCTTTCACCGGCCTCGCGGGAAAACCTTGGCAGATGAATCTCCTATGCTGGGTTCTTTGAAACCCGGTCAGAGTCAATCCTTCCCTCGCAATGTCGATGAGCTAGATCCAATCGGTGCGCGCCGGCGACGATCGAGTTATACTGGTAATTGGGCGAACCCGATGTCATTGTTCCCTCGAAGCAACACGGCTGGTGTCACCCTAGACAGCTCTTCGGATCATGCACCTTCCCGGCGAGCTGCTTTTTCAAATATCTTCTCATCCAGCAAGTTTGGCTTCGGTGGTGCTGGCACACGCGGGAATCCCGATCTTAGCAGTGGATACAATCAATTCAGTCCTCGACATGACCCTATTGATCCATCATCGCTTCTTGGTGGCGTTCGACGTGGTTCTCTGTCCCCGCGACCTTCGTTGACCTCCTTCGACACACCAAATCAGCTTCCGCACCCCTCGACAGACAACCGCCATTTCGGATGGCCATCAACTGATAATGCTGGACACCGCAACAGCCCGCTTGGATTTGACTGGGCCGCACCATCCAATTGGTCTCGTGCTCCTTCTCGGCGACCTTCAATCCAGTATGGATCGTCAGGCCATCTTCCTCTCGGTCTAACCGGCGAGCCTGATTTCGTGGAGGATACGTTTGACCGCCATCATCGGCCCCTCCAAGCCCCGATTGGCACTCGTCCATCATCGTCTCATCGACCGGTGACCCCAAAACTGAATCCTACTGCTCCGGCGTTCACGGCGGTTCTCGCCGGAGAGAAGTCGGAAGTCGACACAGACAAGAGCAATGATCCCGACAGTCCGTTTGATATCCACGAGTACGATGGATCTCCTTCGGACTCTCGCACATCTCACTCCCTGTCCCTTTTCACTGGCGATTCGTATGAATCATTGGAGCGCATGCCATCTGGAGCTTCCCTGGACAATGCCTCTAAGGAATCGTTTATTCGCAAGATCACGCGCAAGGGCAGTTCTAGCAAGTTCAGCTCATGGAAAGATCGTTCTGGACTTTTCTCTAAGAAAGGTGAATCCTCACAAGGTGACATTGACGTGGATGCCGCCAGCGAGGCGCAACTCGGTAAGAGTGTCGACAGCACTGTCTCAAGTGTGACTTCCACCGACCGCTCAACTCGCAGCAGCCTCGGATTCTTTTCTCGTAAGTCCCGCAAGTCTGATAAGGCCAGCGAGACTAGCGAGCGAGCCG ACTATCTTGCTTCTGTCCTTTGA
- a CDS encoding TRNAHis guanylyltransferase Thg1, putative: MANSRFEYVKSFEQPDVLLPNTWIVVRIDGRGFHKLSDHYAFAKPNDRRALDLMNAAAVEVMKELPDLCIAYGVSDEFSFVFHPNCQLFERRNGKLVTTIVSTFTAHYIYKWSEYFPERPLLPPFLPSFDGRAVIYPNNRILRDYMSWRQVDCHINNLYNTTFWAMVLQGGMSNTDAEQELKGTVSADKNEILFKRFGINYNNELEIYKKGTVLYRQFELEEPKANVSSVDDDTPVVESKLSRSQQDKIRKLRRKAQVVIDHVDIIKDEFWEKRPWILSGNPGKLPA; encoded by the exons atggCGAACTCAAG ATTTGAGTACGTCAAGTCTTTCGAGCAGCCGGACGTGCTGCTCCCCAATACGTGGATTGTGGTCCGCATTGATGGACGAGGATTTCACAA ACTATCTGATCACTACGCTTTCGCGAAACCCAACGACCGCCGGGCACTGGATTTGATGAATGCTGCGGCAGTTGAGGTCATGAAAGAGCTTCCGGACCTATGTATCGCCTATGGAGTCAGTGATGAATTCAG TTTTGTCTTCCACCCCAACTGCCAACTTTTTGAGCGACGTAATGG AAAATTAGTGACCACCATTGTCTCTACGTTCACAGCACACTATATCTACAAGTGGAGCGAGTACTTCCCTGAAAGACCTCTTCTGCCACCGTTTCTGCCATCTTTTGATGGACGTGCAGTCATCTACCCAAATAACCGAATTCTCCGCGATTACATGAGCTGGAGACAGGTCGACT GTCATATCAATAACCTCTACAACACTACCTTCTGGGCAATGGTGCTTCAAGGTGGAATGAGCAACACAGACGCCGAGCAAGAGTTAAAG GGTACTGTGTCTGCAGACAAGAATGAGATTCTCTTCAAGCGGTTTGGAATCAACTACAACAACGAGCTGGAGATTTATAAAAAGGGCACTGTTCTATATCGCCAG TTCGAGCTGGAGGAACCTAAGGCTAATGTTTCATCTGTGGATGATGACACGCCGGTGGTCGAGTCTAAGCTGTCAAGGTCACAGCAAGACAAGATTCGCAAACTGCGCCGGAAAGCCCAGGTCGTGATTGACCATGTCGATATCATCAAAGATGAGTTCTGGGAGAAACGACCTTGGATTCTATCAGGTAATCCTGGGAAATTGCCAGCGTAG